gagagaggcaacctCTTTTGTTAGAAGAGTGGGGAGAGAGCTCGGGCGGTATCATAACCGGGCACGAAGAGGGAAAAGAGTTTGAATTATGTGGGCTCGGGTCACCGTTCGAACGTGTGAATGCATTTATATGGGCTTCATGGCCCATCTTCCGATATTAAGAGCGAACACGTACTACGCACGAGTCCTTTGAGCCCAAAGAGTGAATGGCTTTATATGGGCTTAATGGCCCATCTACCGATACTACGAGCGAACACCTGCTACGCACGTGTCATTCGAGCCTAATGGCCCATCTTCCGATATGACGAGAGAACACGTGATACGCACATGTTCTTAGAGCCCAGTGTGAATGGATTTATATGGGCTTAATGGCCCATCTTCCGACATTTCGATTGAACATATAAGCATATTTCTCATATTTGATAGTGAAAGATATAACATATATGACAAATTATACTTGTTATAGTATGCAAGGGAAGCAAGTTTCGGAATAATAGAATTATGTGGGTGGGTATgctatgttagtttggcaagtcccatagtcccacatcgggaaaatcagacttgttgtctcgtcttggaactataaataagggcctgagctttgatgttagacacaccacgagaagtaccacagacaccacaagaagtacagcaggcatcacaagaaaacctgcttatggtttgaagtcttcttgtttaggaagctgaaggtgttttatggcctaggaacatttcctaaggcatttgtaagtgtccctcttttatagtagtaatttgctcctctttcttccgtggatgtaggtcaaagtcaattgaccgaaccacgtatatctggtgttctggtgttttgtttgttcttgtcgctttattctttccgctttattatcttgttgtgttgccaaaattatcctttggtaaatatcctggggctagctctaacaaactggtatcagagcctggttctgggatcttttggcaacaatgacaatatcaaagatcgttgtcgagaaattcgatagaaatgtcaacttcggcatgtggcaactcaagatggaggccattctggttcaagacggagttgatttggcacttcagggtgctgagaacattccagatggtacgtcaaaagaagatcttgcgggtatggataagaaggcccgatccagcatcattctaaatctctctgatgaggttttacgggaggtagctacggagactacggctaagagcatgtgggacaaacttaaagctttgtacatgaagaggacagtggagaatcgtctctacttgaagcagagactgtatatgcttcggatggttgaaggtacatctatactctcgcatcttgataagtttgattctttggttatggatttggagaatatagatgcaaaaattgatgatgaggataaggctttgttgctcttgtgttctcttccccaatcttttaagcatttccgtgatattttgatttatggaaaagaaaccgtttcgtatcaggaaattaaatctgcactaaaatctaaggagcaaatagacagagatatcactggggaaagtaaaggaaatcaggctgagggtctggttgtcagggataaaatggataaaagagaatttgacagtagtagatctaaatctagatctaaatccagacatagaaatttggaatgcagatattgtcataaaatggggcacattaaatctgattgctttaaattgaaaaataaattaaagcaaaaggaaaaatttgttgagaaaactattgaatccgctgaagctagtgtagcttctgatgagaattttggaaatattttctttgctactgatgacaggacaaagtctaaaaatgaatggattttagattcaggttgttcttatcacatgtgtcccaatagggatttgttttccacatatgaatcttgtaatggtggaattgttttgatgggcaataatgccgcatgtgatgttgttggtagaggaacaatccgaattaaaatgcatgatggtattgtgaggacgctcactaatgttagacatgttcctgatttgaaaaagaatctcatctctttaggcaccctagaggcccttgggtgtaaatacacagctgaaggtggagttatgaaagtttctagaagtgctcttattgttatgaaagcttgtaggtctggtagcttgtatattctgcagggaactactgtcacaggttcagttgcagtttcgtcatcatcattgtctgattctgacatcaccaaattatggcatatacgtcatatgagaaatattcgaccaccacaaagatatgcaaatttggttgcatatgctttgtctgttgcagaagagacgagtgaagttggtgagcctacttcctattcagatgcagtttcttgtgataattccgctaagtggttgattgctgagggaaaagtccttgttcagaaaattcatacgaaggacaatccagttgatatgcttatgaagcctcttccggtttacaagttcaagcagtgcttggacttggttggtgttcattgttggtgattgcccattggggcttttgtgaagaaggtggagcaagttttgttgggacatgccaaggtggagatttgttagtttggcaagtcccatagtcccacatcgggaaaatcagacttgttgtctcgtcttggaactataaataagggcctgagctttgatgttagacacaccacgagaagtaccacagacaccacaagaagtacagcaggcatcacaagaaaacctgcttatggtttgaagtcttcttgtttaggaagctgaaggtgttttatggcctaggaacatttcctaaggcatttgtaagtgtccctcttttatagtagtaatttgctcctctttcttccgtggatgtaggtcaaagtcaattgaccgaaccacgtatatctggtgttctggtgttttgtttgttcttgtcgctttattctttccgctttattatcttgttgtgttgccaaaattatcctttggtaaatatcctggggctagctctaacatgcTATATATTATGTGATGAAGCAACAATAAATGAAGATATCGGACTTGTATAGTGCCCAGAGAGAACTGCCAATGGAATCCTCCACTGATGCCACAGTCCTACGACTCCGCGGAGTTCATCAAGTCCAAGCCGGATAGGAAGAAGGCGGTAAGAGCTCCGCTGTTAATCCATGGCCAGCCACGCCACTCCTGCTCGCAGCCATCGTCGCCAGATGAGGAGCCGTGGGCGGCTGCGCCGAGGCTGGGGCCAAATCAAGGGGCTGCGACGTCGGTACGCCGGTGAGACTCTGGACTAACTGGCGGAAGCTCCGGGGGTCCGCGAGGTACACCCTCGGCGGGAGAGGCCCTGCCCTCCTACgtggcttccttgcaggcttccgcACCGAGTGTTGAGGCAGTGGCGGTGCTGATCGTGCGCCTGCATGTTCACGGTGGGATGGTAAGTGGGAAGGAGACGAAGTGCTCTCCATCTGTTGGTTGGCTGGTAAAACCGTCGGGCGTTGGGTATTGTATTATATGGTGGTGGAGAGACCGTCGTTTTGTTTGATGTAAGCATGGCGGCTAAGTTACCAGAGTCACTTAGTCAAAGTATGAAGTTTCGTTACGAGTCCTGCGGTTGACTTCTTCGCAAATGATAAGAACACCTCATGAGATGCACCTGCCGTTTGTCTGGATCGAATTGATTCATGTTCCAAGTCAAGAGGAGGATCCTTCCGCGAGCCAGCGCGCGATGTCAACTGAGTACATATACTATCACCGTTCAATCGTGGGAGTCAAACTTGCTTTTCTGAAGGTCAAAACATTCGATGAGCTAAAATCGTCTGCATGTCAACCTTACGGTTTGAACATACAGATGAGCAATCTTTAATTGTGTTAATGGAAGATTTTAGTCAACAAGAattaagagaccaaagaagacAGTATTTATTTCATGAACATATTCAACTCTTGAAGTCGGCGTAGGAGGGACAGAAGGTGACGACGTAGACGGCCGTGCCGGCGGCGCAGGTGATCGTGCTCGTCACGTCGTCGTAGGCGTAGCTGTAGGCCGCCGTCGCACCCGCCATCCGCCGCGCACCCCGTGTACCGGCAGTTGCCGCCGCCGACGATGGGCGCACCCCAACGCCGACGTTGTACCCGTCGACGAGGCTCACGTCGTAGAAGTCCTGGTCGCCGGATGAGGATCCAGCGAGGGTGAACTCGGCCAGGGTGACGGGCGGTGGTGCAGCGGAGGGCGCCGCCGCAGTCGCCAGTGTCACAGGTGCCGGAGGCGGAGAAGGGGGCGAAGGCGCAGCCGGTGCGGGGCCAGAAGCGTCCGGACCggaccagccaggcggtgccgagAAGGAGGCGgtaagaaaagcgaagcttcgctcttgccttcggctagCGACTAACGCCgctgagaaaaataaaattttactgtAGTCAAATTCTTAAGAGGTTCCGTGATCAATCCTTTTTATTGATCTACCAACAATcgacggacttaaggagaacaaaAGGACAGACTTAAGGGGAACGAAAGGAACACCTGTGTCCTCACAGTAACAGCAATCGCAACAGCAGCAAtgatctgctcttgctctacgCGAAGGCATGAGGGAAATTCtttctcctaatctatataaataggagaggatatGATAATATATTCAACCTAAAACTTCTTATCTTCGATAAAGatttttcaataattattcttatattctattattttcatcaagaaTAATAAAACTCAATGCTGACATTCTGGGCGGTGAAGGATGAAACTTACCGAAGAGGAAGAGGGACTTCATCCAAAGAGGATGAAGAACCTCCATGTGATGTCGTCTTCTTTTGTGCGAGGGACTTAGACTGTCACGAGCATTGGAGGTCGAGAGGGGTCTCTATGGGGACGAAGGTGACACCATCAGGTAACTCATGCCAAGGCTTTGCCCACAGAACAACTTTATTTATGGAAGAAGCAAGAATCCTACGAAGTTATGTCGCAATTGCTCTGTTAGGTgaaccataagttggttcatcctGGTAGTTCCCTGTTAGAACTTCATCTGCTCCGATCAGTCTTCATGTTGAGATGTACATTTCCAACAAATACGTCGGCAGCTAACCCTAACCAGCAAAGGCTGCATATGTCTGAGGCGGAATGGCCTCGGAAGCTTTCGGTGACATCCGCCTCGTGAAGATATTTCGAGGACGGTTATCTTGAAATTTAttagtatttatatttttatgatagcgACATATCCACAACAAtgtcgttgtagtatagtggtgagtattcccgcctgtcacgcgggtgacccgggttcgatccccggcaacggcgtctattgttttttttttgtcagtGGCTCCAATTTCGAAGGCCCAGTGTGGCCCAACAACAAGAAGTAACAATTGACGACCCAAGAAAACTTGCAGTCAGTTGACTTGTGGACCATCAAACGCTTTCCAAGTTCATCCACCACCAAAATGACAGTGGAATTGCTGTCATGTCAGCGGCCGTCGCTGCCACTTCCCACCTCCGTGGGGTCGCCGGCCCGTCGTGGCCCCGTCGCCTTCCTCCTCTTGTTCACATATTTCTCAGGGACCAACCCTCCTCCTGATACACTTCCCTCTTCCTCCAACAAAATGCACGACAGCGACAAACATCGACTTCACTGCTCTGAGCTCTTCCTCAGACTCGCAGCCTCGTGCAGGCTAAGATTCCTTGCTGGTAAAACGCAGATACCTACATGATCTCCGATTCATGCACTCGGCCGAAGTGGGACAGCACGTAACAAGGACGGCTCATCGGCAAGGAGACGATCCAGAATCGGACAACCGCAGCATCTCAGCCCTCACGACTCTGATGCGCTACCAAATCCGAGGCTCGTCGAATCATCGAACGATTGAACAGTGGTAATTCGTTTAGCCTGTTGTCAGAGCCCGAGTTAAGGAGAGGGAGCCATTAGAGGTGCTGTGACAGCACGAGAGGCAGGTTGGCCAGTGTGCCCTACGGACGAAGGACAGAGACCCCATCCCCTAATAACTCCATGGCACCACAGCTGCAAAAGGAGCGTGCATGGGATCTCGGGAACTCACCGAGTCACAGACTCGGTCAAGTATCTTCGCGGTCGTAACATGGACCATGGACGTCGAGCCCACGTGGCCTGGGCCACCTCTGAGTGGTCCACGTCGGCTGCGCGCATCGATATCTCCCACCCTCGTCAGCTTTAGTGGTGCCACCAATGCCTTTTATCGACCTCAAAAGTTCTctttgtgctctctctctctctctctctctctctctctaatatttCTTTCTGTTTGCCTTTATGCCATGACAGCATGAAGAAGAGAGAGACGAGCTTCTCCAAGTGGTGGCTTGGGGCCATGCAGCAGGAGAATGTTGCTGCTATTTAAGATACACTGAGTGGAAAGGGACTGACTAGGGACGATGTTGGCTCGAAAGCACTAAGAATAGGAaaaagagaagggaggaagaaagaaggaagagcaTGAAAAGATGTGAATCATCTGATTGCTTGGCACAATCATATACAAAAGTGTACGTCGGCTGATGTTGATTGGCAATCACATTAAGGAAGCAATCTAATTATTTCTTTGGTTATAAAAGATGAAGCTCGTTCTCAcataatttattagatgctgaaatCTCTCGAAAATATGATTAAGAAGAACACAATAGTAGTAAGCCTTTATCGAAGTAAGTTGTTCTTTACATCTCATAAATTGCATCtcaatatccacaggcattccaaTGGTCAATTGTCATCTATGGTAGGTCAGCTTTGTCTCACCGATCTATCACTATCGTCGGTGAATTTGAACCCAAAGCAATAAGAGACATTCACATAAGACAATTAGAGATTAGTAATGTTATAAAAACAATAACAAAATATAAGGTCATAACTATTTGTTTCGTTGTTGTCCGaagattttgaaatttttttcGAAAAGATGATGGACATCAATAAATCATAGATCGTGGATGATATGGGAGAAGATACGAGATAATAATAACTAAAgcactcgatatatatatatatatatatatatatatatatatatatatatatatatatatatatatatatatatatatatatatatatatatatatatatatatatatttttttttttttttgggtctcaTTTCTCTTTTCTTGAAATATCAATGCATTGCATTTAGCTCACAAGGTGAAAAGAAGATTTTGAactcaaaattttattaaattaatgtacaatcaaaatttataatttaatatcccAACATGCAGATGATATACAAAAACAACATAATCTTACCATCTAATGGTTGATGGGTGTGCTTATCATGTTGTTGGACCTGCCACGACCTAGCCTTTCTTGCTAAAGGGGTCTCGGCACGTTTGATCGAGTGCATATCACGATCACAATGATACCATGTCGAGAAGGGTGAGATCAATAGGATTGCCGCATAATTATGGTTAAATCACTTAAGCATCCCCGCTTAGGTTCAGCTCAATGATTCATAGGGCTTCATAAATGCCATTGTCGACTTCATCCGATAGGTTTAGTGACACAGTGAATGTGATCCATGCACAATCATCCTTTTTGGGACTGT
This DNA window, taken from Musa acuminata AAA Group cultivar baxijiao chromosome BXJ3-7, Cavendish_Baxijiao_AAA, whole genome shotgun sequence, encodes the following:
- the LOC135642979 gene encoding pathogenesis-related protein 5-like, producing the protein MEVLHPLWMKSLFLFAALVASRRQERSFAFLTASFSAPPGWSGPDASGPAPAAPSPPSPPPAPVTLATAAAPSAAPPPVTLAEFTLAGSSSGDQDFYDVSLVDGYNVGVGVRPSSAAATAGTRGARRMAGATAAYSYAYDDVTSTITCAAGTAVYVVTFCPSYADFKS